From the genome of Rhizobium sp. NXC24, one region includes:
- a CDS encoding molecular chaperone HscC, with protein sequence MIYGIDLGTTNSLIAAFDSDEPKLAPNIHGEMLTPSVVGLGEDGAVLVGKAAKDRLITHPERTISSFKRFMGTNHAIMLGDLSLRPEEVSAFVLRSLKADAEAFFKEEVSEVVISVPAYFNEHQRKATIAAGRLAGLKVRRIINEPTAAALAYGFSEVSEGKFLVFDLGGGTFDVSVLDKYDGVMEVRATTGDTALGGDDFTEVLQREILRIHSLDMDRLSAIERSSLKRSCEQLKIDLGSALAGTYSLKIHGELVEGSIGRDEFELSAAPLLRRLRTPLERAIADARVSVSELDAVILVGGATRMPMVRSLVARLFGRLPLVNIDPDKTVALGSAIQAGLVSRATALEDVVMTDVSPHTLGVAVVDLSDRSRGMMQPLIQRNSVVPVSRAGFFSTVNDNQTQVSLKVYQGENLRPNENVYLGEVEVTVPPNKAGAEGIETRFTYDVNGALEVEAKVISTGATARAVFHNDVGLSEAELDRRFAALAEIKLHPRDQLPNQALISRAERLYAEHLGETRELIRQLLLQFVHDLDQSRTRGDAERKSFSQRLDAFEGRGFQ encoded by the coding sequence ATGATCTACGGTATTGATCTCGGCACGACCAACTCCCTTATCGCAGCCTTCGACAGCGATGAACCGAAACTAGCTCCAAATATCCATGGGGAAATGCTGACACCTTCGGTCGTTGGTTTGGGCGAAGATGGCGCTGTGTTGGTCGGAAAGGCCGCGAAAGATCGCCTGATCACCCACCCAGAACGGACAATATCCTCCTTCAAGCGATTCATGGGCACAAACCACGCCATCATGCTCGGCGATCTGTCCTTGCGGCCAGAGGAAGTGTCCGCCTTCGTGCTCAGGTCATTGAAGGCGGATGCGGAAGCCTTCTTCAAAGAAGAAGTTTCCGAGGTGGTCATTTCCGTTCCAGCTTATTTCAACGAACATCAGCGCAAAGCGACGATCGCTGCCGGCAGATTGGCCGGTCTTAAGGTGCGCCGGATCATCAACGAACCGACGGCTGCAGCCCTTGCCTATGGTTTCTCAGAGGTTTCGGAAGGGAAGTTTCTAGTCTTCGATCTCGGTGGCGGAACCTTCGACGTCTCCGTCCTCGACAAATATGATGGGGTGATGGAGGTTCGGGCGACAACCGGCGATACCGCACTTGGCGGTGACGACTTTACGGAAGTCCTCCAAAGAGAAATTCTTCGTATTCATTCCTTGGACATGGATCGGCTAAGCGCCATTGAAAGAAGCTCGTTGAAACGAAGCTGCGAGCAGCTAAAAATCGACCTCGGATCCGCTCTTGCCGGCACTTATTCTCTCAAGATCCACGGCGAACTAGTCGAAGGCAGCATAGGCCGCGATGAATTCGAGCTGTCGGCCGCCCCACTTTTGCGGCGATTGCGCACTCCATTGGAGCGTGCAATCGCGGACGCACGTGTTTCGGTTTCAGAGCTCGATGCCGTCATTCTCGTTGGTGGGGCGACACGCATGCCGATGGTGCGTTCGCTTGTGGCTCGCCTGTTTGGGCGGCTTCCCCTCGTCAATATCGATCCAGACAAGACAGTCGCGCTGGGAAGCGCGATTCAGGCAGGCTTGGTAAGCCGGGCGACTGCGCTCGAAGACGTCGTTATGACCGATGTGTCGCCTCACACTCTGGGCGTTGCGGTTGTCGACCTGTCCGACAGATCCCGTGGGATGATGCAGCCCTTGATTCAGCGAAACTCGGTCGTTCCGGTGTCGCGCGCTGGCTTCTTTTCGACCGTCAACGATAACCAGACCCAAGTCAGTCTGAAAGTTTATCAGGGCGAAAACCTCCGGCCAAACGAAAACGTCTACTTGGGCGAGGTCGAGGTCACCGTGCCCCCAAACAAGGCCGGCGCAGAGGGAATTGAAACTCGTTTCACCTACGACGTTAACGGTGCTTTGGAGGTAGAGGCAAAGGTTATCAGCACCGGCGCGACCGCCAGAGCGGTCTTCCACAATGATGTGGGCCTTTCGGAAGCAGAGCTCGATCGGCGTTTTGCCGCTCTTGCCGAGATCAAGCTTCACCCGCGCGACCAACTTCCAAATCAAGCACTGATTTCACGAGCGGAGCGCTTGTATGCCGAGCATCTCGGAGAGACGCGTGAACTCATCCGTCAGCTTCTTCTGCAGTTCGTACACGACCTCGACCAGAGCCGGACGCGAGGCGACGCGGAGCGCAAAAGCTTTTCCCAACGCTTGGACGCTTTTGAAGGGCGCGGATTCCAATGA